TTCCAGGATAACCCTGAACAGTCCGATCCAGATGGGAGGGGCAGACCTGCCTTTCATAGGAGGGATGAAAACAGGCGGAACCCTTACTGTAAACAACGACATCTCAGGAATATTGATAGAAGTAAACGACGATATGGGCGGATATGACAGCAATCTAACTCTATCTGATATCGGCTCGGTTTCATACCGCCCTGCTAACATCCATTCCGTGGAAGAAACTTATTGCTATGAAAATGGGGCACTTATTGTCACCCAGAACGGCAGGTCTGTAATGAAACTTTTTCCAGGAATCGTGCTAGAAGATGGTGCAGGAATAGCTTCCGTAAATCTCTCAGCGAGGATAGCTACCCTTGAAGGAACAAGAGGTGTGATGGCCAGTAACAGTATAGAGAATATCAGGCTAACGTCCCAAGACTTCATAAACATATATGACTCTGACCAGGAATATACCAGTGAAAACGCAACTACAAAAGCTAATGTTACCTCCGTAGACCTTACCATCTACACGGAAAATACAGAAGCCTGGGGAAAATATTTTGAAGATTCAGCCAACGAGACTCACCTTCAAGAAGGAACGGATTATAACATAACTAAAGAAGATTATTCCGTGAAATTTTCCCTTTTCCCGGAAAACAAAACCATCAATTTTAAAGCATACAATGCGATAATAAAAATGAAAACAGAGATCCAATAAAATCTATTTCATTCCCTTTCCTTACCAATTCTTTAACATATGCAGCCGCAAGAAAAACAGGGAAGGCCTCGGAAAAATAAATTCTGGAAGCTTTCCTGCATCTTTTTTTACTATTTCGTTTTCAGCAGAAAAACAGAAACTCCATAAATGAAAGAGTCATGTAAGCTTTTCAGGATCTTTCTTATTCAATTTACAGGAAAAGCTTCTTCAGCTTCATAATGAAAAAAGAGAACAGAACAAGAGAATTACCTCATGTTTTATATTATGAACAATGAGCCAAATTTAATAATAACAATCCCTGTAATAAGAACCTCACCTAGTACAGATGGACGCCACCGGAATCTTTTATGAATTTTTCAAATATTCAGAGTAAATCCCCCTAAAAGTAAGATTTTGCTCGCCTGAATAAAGGTTATCTCATTCCCCTCAGTGATTTATATAAATATTTAGACATTTTATCTAAATAATGAAGGAAGTTTTATTTATAGATAATTCGTTGAAAAAAATTATTTTGAAGCAAACTCTCAAACAAGCTAAAAATACATTCGAACATAATATTAAACTTTAATAATTGTTATATTTTGAATTTGAATCAAGTTGCCCATTATTTTAAGTGAGTGGGTAACATTTAAGTCAAAATATAAATTACCTAAAGTATTTGCAATTGAGTCATTCTAATTTTAGTATGTACATGAAATGGATTTAAATAAACGTCATATAAAATTGATTTTCAGTAAGAAGTAGATGTTTTGGAGAGCTTAAATTAAAAAAGCGATACTAGTAAACTCATTAACACATCACATATAAAAACAAGCTTTATAAAAATGTAGAGTTTAAAAGAAGAGATGAAAAAACAGTTAGTAAGAATCGAATCTTTGTCAATTAGAAAAAGAAAGAGAAAAAGCACCTCGAAAGGTGCGAGCGTTTTTGAGAGTAGATATTTAAGTTCTCAGTGTTTTGTCGCAAATCAGCTGGTTAGAGAGTTTGTCGGTAATTTTCACATTATAAACTTTGCCGGCAGGTAACTTGTCTGTAGAAACAATGAATGTTTCTAGATCTCCAACGGAAAATTGTGCTGGGTCTGTTGGGACAGTAACTATATCAGAAGAGCTTGGAGTAGACATAGCTGGCCCGTTTAGATCAGTAAGGATACCATCTTCACGGGTAAGGCGAATTTGCGTATTCTCCCAAACAATGGTGTCTCCACCAAGATGTTCAATTACTAAGGTATCCCCGTCAATAAACTTTGCATTGATGTTCGCCTGCGGTGCAGATTTTGCAGGTCCCTGACCAAAGACGGAAGAGCCGATTGCAGCGGCGAGGATGACGGTTATTGCAACCATCAGCACGACACCGATAACCGGGGACACTGCTTTATTATTGCTAAATAATTTTTTGAGATCCATATGTTCTCCCTCCTGAGTTAAACACTCCAAGACAGGACAGCCTGTCTGACTTTTAACATTTAGTGTTACAAATTTACAATTACTACTTTTTATAACTGCACTCAAAGATATTCTTCGTTCGTATATAAATTTTTGCTGGACTTTAGAATATTATTTGGTAACTATGTTGTTTATTTTTTATAAGAGTTTTCCTGATAATTTAGAAGACATACTGAATTTATTTTCAACAGTCCGGTTAATATTCATTTAATAACATTATA
This window of the Methanosarcina mazei S-6 genome carries:
- a CDS encoding type IV pilin, which codes for MDLKKLFSNNKAVSPVIGVVLMVAITVILAAAIGSSVFGQGPAKSAPQANINAKFIDGDTLVIEHLGGDTIVWENTQIRLTREDGILTDLNGPAMSTPSSSDIVTVPTDPAQFSVGDLETFIVSTDKLPAGKVYNVKITDKLSNQLICDKTLRT
- a CDS encoding DUF7289 family protein, with the protein product MKNRLFESISSFYRSESGIAAAVAAALLLGILVVSMTTIQVQYVPVWKEDAEYSHMSDVWQDMSRFKSNVDILAAGLEMNPNSRITLNSPIQMGGADLPFIGGMKTGGTLTVNNDISGILIEVNDDMGGYDSNLTLSDIGSVSYRPANIHSVEETYCYENGALIVTQNGRSVMKLFPGIVLEDGAGIASVNLSARIATLEGTRGVMASNSIENIRLTSQDFINIYDSDQEYTSENATTKANVTSVDLTIYTENTEAWGKYFEDSANETHLQEGTDYNITKEDYSVKFSLFPENKTINFKAYNAIIKMKTEIQ